From Camelina sativa cultivar DH55 chromosome 5, Cs, whole genome shotgun sequence:
catttcatttcaactaaaaaaataaaagtaatcaaatatggaaatagaaactatcatatatttaaccacacattatgttgtgttttgaagatattctatatctgaatccttcgcaaacaatgaaaacaacaatttgattctcattttgttttccaatacctgtgagctttgattcttaacgtaagaaaaacttcgattgatatttatttaaatattataattaacatatataaatttaataaaagttttaattattacgaaaatgtaaaattaaaaaagtctaaaatactatataatatggttatatagtagatgaattataaagagaacatgttgtaattaataaaatattattaaatttgtgttaacacgggttaaatcctcatttaattatttatcaacactactaatattataatatttgacataaaatcaagttgattatataaaataattaaatcattagaaaattgtgacttaatcacaacgtaaaattactgattatgtattGAGATCCCTTatgttttgttataataattaaaaataaaaaatagaatctcaaacactaaacaaaacaaactaaatataacaaataaatggtcatgaagtgtattgcgggttaaaaaaaataatataaatatttagtcgTATAATAACTggaaattttagttattattctATTTATAAAGcatataatatttaacaaataaatataacataaaatataaattataataaaaatcatatgtcCGTGGTATACtgcaggttaaaatctagttctaTTATTATAACTGAACCCTCTATTccgtaaaagaaaaaagaagaaaagaataaggTAAAATAGCTATGGAATTACTGTCGCTAATTTTGCTGCCCAAACATATTCACTTTTGTTGTTAATGCAGTAGCCAATTTAGCAACTGTAACCCGTGGTAAaggttttgtttaattagtcagctatcaatttttttgaacATGTGACGACAGCTTTTATACGCTAATGTGGCTGTTCTGAAGAGAGCAATTCCAAAATAGGAGTAATGATATCAGTGACCAACAATTAACTCCGCATGGCCacgtatatatattgtttttagcTACGACATTTAGTCCACAAATGTATCTTTCATCGTAATTTGATTTTAACCAGATATTTATGATTatgcaaaacagaaaaatacATAGCTAAATCTATGGTTTTTGAAGcggtttttttaaaataaaatattattgttcaacaagaagaaataaaagcttacaacaaaaataaaatttattgtgaaaaacaaaaaaaaaagtatagtgGTCAAAACTTGAGGATCGTGGCTTTACGAGAGAACTCTTGCAAATCAAGAGCTTACattatactaaaatatttttttacagtgATTTTTTAACAAGTTATTTTTAGGAAAATCGGCAGatataatccaaaaaaaaatttaattaactggCTAACTATTTTAATCATAACTTTCTCAtattctgtatattttttataataatgataATTCTATCCCTAGTACATAATTAACAGTTGTTAATACATTCTCTCTCACCCTCTATTCACATGCATCCtcatttctattatatatatgtaaatatattttctcttttttttttcttttttttctttatcctttaattttcttattatatatatttctttttatcgGTTTATAGtttgtaataaaatttattcattttgaGATTTCACTCTCACTCAaatgtttgggttctctatgTTGTATCCTTTAGggtataatgttttttattaaacaaatattcaactCGACAAATTATATTTCATGTCTTATATTTCTAATAAAAGACTTGTTTCATacttttcatttcattttataCTATTATATTTATGGATCTATTTAAACTGAAATGTTGTAAACgatttatatgttgttttcttAGCGTTTAATCTGGTTGTTGggattgaaaatattatatctttAAAGATATAgcattttttattcaatatgCGTTTGAGTCAaatgtttgggttctctatgTTTTATCCCTTAtggtatatagtttttttattaaacaaatattcaGCTCAGCATATTAGTTTTTATATGACTTGTTTTATacttttcatttcattttatattattttatttatgtgttcTGTTTAAACTGGAATATcgtatttacaaatattttttgtttcattatttcttttttaatttatttagatttctaaaaatatactataaaagtataatataaaattatattcatcCAGATTCTATATAGTAATATTTGTATCTAACTATCAacactatttagtatttactattataatatttgtttacatCAGATTTTAGACATAAAATGCTACATGTCATATTAATATAAGCACAAACCTACAGCAGTAGCTGCTACACACCATACTCTAACATTTTCTTCCACACAGCTCGTTCATACTTACCCTATTTTGGTAATCTTACAATGGCGTTGaccattttcttaatttcatacATTAGTGTGCTATAttcttctttaactttttttttatttggttatctcCCAAAATCGCcattatttttattcatgacaatttattttgaaatgctTTTGTAGTTACCGATACttctaaatttttaagaatAGTCTTAATTAtccagacaaaaaaaaacaacttttggcaaaataaaaaaaaatttgaaatgtgGATATCAAACATGCACGTCGTCACTCCCGTAAGCCCCTCACATGTGTAGCAGTATATCGTGTTTACTCTATATATGCGTTACAAGGTTTCAATGAGTCACAATACACTGTTCCctgctcatttttttttgcaatttttatacTTATTTGGTTAGATAATTATAAGTCTTATCTTGGTCCATGGAGAGATCGTCCAAAGGGTTAAAAAAAGGTGCATGGACCCCCGAAGAAGATAGTCTTTTGAGGCAATGCATTGATAAGTATGGGGAAGGAAAATGGCATCAAGTTCCTCTACGTGCtggtatattataattttttaatattatacattattttatacatttttttctctataaaacTAACAAGTTGAAACGTAGAAATTCGTAAACACGTAAAACGTATTACACGCTTTATGCAACCATTTATTCATATCTTAGTGTAAAGCCGTGTATAAAGATGTCCTCTGAGACCGACGACATCTCTTGTTCTTGTATTACCGATAACCGTACGTTGAGTTTTGGCACCGTTGTGACTCATCTTGACGAAGAGTAGAAAAAACTAGGTCATTTGagtttttaggattttcacTCTAATACTACGCAGAAGTACTAGATATTCAATTGGCACGTTGGTTAACAACATGAtagatattgtttttaattattgacGTTTGTCTTTCCGGAAatgaacaaaaatttgaaaatttgtggGCGTATAACGTATCTTAGTGTTTAAGATTCTTCATGAAAAAAAGTAATCGCAGTAATAAGTATacttaataagttttttttctttgttatttataaacaaGTATGTACATGCTAAAATTGACCCTAAGTATTGGTTATCTAGGGTTAAACCGATGCAGGAAGAGCTGCAGATTAAGATGGGTGAACTACTTGAATCCCAATATCAACAGAGGAGAATTTACTTCTGACGAAATTGatcttctccttcgtcttcaTAAGCTTCTGGGAAACAGGTTTAAATAGTTTAGACACAAATTCAGATTATAGATTTACACAGTGTAATGATCAAACATTAGTAAGTCATATACAAATCATTCAAATGCATGCTTAGGTGGTCATTGATTGCTGGTAGATTGCCTGGTCGGACCGCTAATGATGTCAAGAATTACTGGAACACCAATTTGGCTAAGCAGCTAGATTCGCGTTTTAGGAGCAAAATGAGAAATAGTGAAGGTACTTGCTCAGCTGCAACACCAGCCCAAAAACACACTGTTATAAGGCCTCGACCTCGATTCTTCTCCAACAACAATTGGTCCATCTCGGTTAATGATCTGTCCGAAGTTGGCATCGGCGAAGTTATCAGCACCAAATATGGTAGTATCACAAGTAACAAAGACGACGAGAAATGTGATTTTGTCAACAATCTAACTGATGGAGAGAGTATGTGGCGGAAGAGATTGCTTGAAGAGAACCAAGAGGAAGATGCAGTGGGTAATGTAGGTAATACAATTGACGAGGAGGGAGACAGTTCTTCGATTGATTCAATGTCTTCAACATTTGAGAAACTTGAGAGTCTGTTCAATATATAGATACAACTACGAGAGGTGGGTTAGGTTATGAATTTCTTAGTGATTGTCTTACGTTTTGATTTGAGAACATTTTCCTTTGGTAATATGCAGTTTACCTAACCAAATCATATGACTAATCTCTGACACTTACAATTGCTATgtgaaaaaatggaaaagagagGATGTATAAATTAGTTACAATTTAGTTATCAACATCTCAGCAAGTCAATTTAATTTTGTCttctaaactattttaatttttcattttttaaaaagacaatgTATAAATTGATATTTCACATattaatgttacaaaaaaaacaaaacaaatacaagagCATTTTGTGTCCACGAGATGCCCCTTTCACATGCATTTTGCAAATCTATTGATAAATGTAATGGATTTTTAATTCcaaataaattgataatttgAGATTTCTAACACAATTCTTTGAGATAATGGTTTTTTATGGCATCTTATACAAAACCTCACTCTAAAATTGGTAATATACCCTTGTATGACAACTCAATTTGTGTAAATGACGATGTTAACTGGCTCTATTCTTCATTTGAGCGACATATTTCcaatttctctttgttttaatCTTGTTGGATTTATATGGTTACTTATTATGGGTtgatttatatgtattttgattttatatgtgCATGACTCATGAGTGTGACGTATGTATAGCGTTCCCCAACCTATACCTAGGAGCTTATAGCCTATGTCATATTTGTCTTAGGTGTTagatcgatatatatatatagttaaatttaGCAGTTAAATAGAGAAGATTGTAACTTGCAATAAGAATTTCGGTTCAGTAAATATCAGATTGGATTCGTCGAATGTTatgaacaacaaattttaatatgatataatATGAATGATTTGATATGCCTTTATTTGGTTCAAATTAGACTTGTAGTTAAATGTACTTTTGATTTTccaacttttgatttttgtttactttttcttattttagttagttttaaatttagattcatttttagaaaaagagTGAATCCATATATacttattaaaatatacatcaTATTTTAATACTTCATTATTTCctcaataaataatgaaacatattttattttgaaatattaaagttCTGTTGAAAAGAAATGTAGACAGTACTATCcaaatcatatctttatatataccaTTTATATAATCACATTTACATGATTAAATCTTATTCGTTAAAATACGtgaatgatttaaattttagagTGTGAATGATTGCAGCGGTTGGAGCACGAATTATACCgctttttatttatcattcaaCGTACTTTGCAGTGGTGCAGTCTAAaggaaacagaaacaaaaccgcAATGGATTAACTGCAGACTacttttacatataaatataattgaaCCACAGTGGTTTGTTATCCACACTAAAAACAAAGCGATGTAATCTGCAGACGGATTTATCAGTCCCGACAATAGTTAACATTCAAACCCTTAACGTTCATTCAGCATTCAgtttggttttagggttttaaatttctttagGTTTATTTTGCCCAAAAAGTTTTTAGGTTTATAAGTagcaaaatattataatgtaaaagtcaatgttgatgattttgtaggTGTAGCTTTGTTCGTAGTgaatatttatcaaatataGCTTTCATCCTACTACGGCTATGACTGGTAGAACTAATAATATCATTGAAAGTTTGTAGAAACTgtgaaaatttgaaagaaaatatcGTTGACAGTAAgtagaaataaagaaaatgtctCTTGGATGTGtccaaaaatgaaaatcaagaaagaataGAAGAAAGGGACATAAATTGGACTTTTGTATGCTGACTTAATAATATCACAATACAACCTTACTGCTTTGATGAGATCATGTCTTTTATGGGGTTATTGTCCAAATAGGCCTTTATTCCAAGAAAACTTTGAGATTAGGCTTTTCTATCCGTGCAATCGGTTTTAGGCAttttttggtaaagaaaaaTGACGGTTGTACCCTTGGCTAATTAACGAGGAAGAGAGACAGCTCAACACCGTTCTCTTTCACCGATGCAACTTGTTCCGATGTCGAAGACTTTCAATCACCAGGATCTCCTTAAAGCATCAAAATGCCGATCAATACTTGAAGAACAAACTCTCTCTT
This genomic window contains:
- the LOC104789561 gene encoding transcription factor MYB114-like, with the translated sequence MERSSKGLKKGAWTPEEDSLLRQCIDKYGEGKWHQVPLRAGLNRCRKSCRLRWVNYLNPNINRGEFTSDEIDLLLRLHKLLGNRWSLIAGRLPGRTANDVKNYWNTNLAKQLDSRFRSKMRNSEGTCSAATPAQKHTVIRPRPRFFSNNNWSISVNDLSEVGIGEVISTKYGSITSNKDDEKCDFVNNLTDGESMWRKRLLEENQEEDAVGNVGNTIDEEGDSSSIDSMSSTFEKLESLFNI